The nucleotide sequence TCATCACACAACGAATAGCTGTCTCTATCTCGCTTGCACTCACAAGCTCATCCCTACGTGCCCTGTAATCAAGCTTCAGCTCCACCGCGAGGTTCAGTTCCTTCACCATCAGAAACGCATTGAGCTGTTGCTCTGCATACATCGGCCACGTCACGGTCGGCACACCAAACCATAAACTCTCTACTATAGAGTTCCATCCGCAATGAGAAACAAAACCTCCCACTGCCTCATGGTTCAATATTTCCACCTGAGGAGACCAACGGCATACCATCCCCCGTCCTTTGACACGGCCGAGGAACCCCTCGGGCAAAGAATCATCCTCTGCCCGGAGTGACCAGATGAATCTGTACTGACAAAGCTCAAGTCCATGTGCTATTTCCTTCACTACAGGACCCTTTAACCTCCCCATACTCCCAAAACAAAGGAACACAACTGAATCCTCGGGCTGATCATCAAGCCATTGCATCAGCTCGTCGCGACCCCCAAGGTCCTGATCCGGATGAGGTTGGGCCTTGGGGTTAAATATAGGGCCAACAGCATAAACAGGAGGGTAACTCTTTTCACTACTAAAATGATTCACGGAGAAAGGCTCAATATCAATGGAGCTATTCACTAGTATTCCATTGGTTTTGTTAAACAACATGGCAAGTTTGAGGTAAGCGTCATAACCATCTTCCATAAACAGAGCTGTCGGGAGAACATTGACTGGAACAGGGTTTACAAAGCCAGGAATCGATAGCATTTCTCCAGAATCTCTTACAAAAACCGATGTATCGTTACTATGTCTATCTGCTAGATACTGCAGCATAGCTAGGAACCCGGAACTTGTAGTAAAAAACACATAGAAAGGGAGAGTTACGTCTCTTGCAACTTCAACCATGGGGAGACAGAAAAAATCAGCGACTATTCCCTTGACCTTAACTCCATCTAGTGCAGGAGACGATAAGATGCTCAAGACTATGTTTCTCACGAGAGGGATGTTTCTCTCAGTAAAGTCGTATACGAAGGCTTCCGCGGATTGAGTACTGCCAAGTGTTGGTTTATCTTCTAGCTCAGGGACATCAATGAATCTAACATAGGGCAGAGACGAGGCAATTGAGTTAACATAGGCGTCCAGATGAGACTGACCTTGGAGCTTCATCACGAGGACTGTGATACGGATCCTATCGTCCTGGTCAATGAGACGCCTAGCAAGTTCAAGAAACGGAACGAGATGACCAACGGTTGGTGTTGGGATGAAGATGAGCTCTGTGTTCCTCATCTGTAACAAGAGGTAGCTTTTGTTCTTTCCTCTCCTCGGGctttttttcttgtaatgaCAAGAACAGCAAACTAATTACGGAAAAAGAGAGTTAAGTTTCATCTTGACATTGTCACACGTGATGATTACTGTTAAGAGTGTTCAAAAATGTTGAGGTGGTCCTCGGCACTTTGGCAGTTTCAAGAGAGAAGATAAACTTTAAAAGATAATGGCCGACATCAGCAACCAACCAAAAGAAATCTATTTTCTTGCGTCTCTCTTTCTTTGTTCTGATAAACTAATCACAGAGCCTGCGGTTTTGAGCCAAACCGAGAATTTCTCAAAATTTCCGGAAATCTAAAGCAAACCAACTTATACAATTATTTCGAATAAACTAACCAAAATTATCTAATTTAGccgtaaatttaaaattttggttctgCTTGAAGTAATACAATTGGATTTTTGTTTTGGAACACGTGATACAAGTGGAAGTCGATTTGGCAAAAAATATCTGTTTCGAGTCCACTAACCAAAAAATCGAACTATCCAACCCGAATAAACCGAACTAAACCAGATCGGAGAATGAGAATCTGGGAAGCTAGTTCTTGTTGTGCTCCTGTGAACGTTTACCTTCTACTATTGAGTCAACAGAATCGATCAAGAAGATAAATCATAACAAAGAGACATTAGGATCTAGAAGCCATACTTACATCGCGTTGAGGTACAATAATTAAGCAAGAGTGGAAACCCTAAAGGCGAAATAGTAAGACAAAATCAAACATTACATCGAagataaaaattatgaaaaagcCATAGAGACTGAGCTAAAGTCACGGCCTGTGATCGTAATCAAGGACTTCAGAATCAGTAACCGATCTCGAGTGCTGCACGATGGACCTACCGACAGAGTTGATCCACTCCTCTTTCTCCTTGTCGTTATCCGCCACGAAGAACAAGGTGTAGCTCCCGCTGGAAATCTCGAAGGCGAAAGGCTTGTTCACCACGTCCTCAGCTCCTTTGACTGTCAGACAATCCCCCACGGAGATCACGCCGCGCGGCGTGGATCCGCGTGTTTCGGCGGCGGCTTGGTCCTTGAACCAGAGGAGCTTCCCTCGCTTGAGCACGAACCAGCGTCGGCGCCAGGTCTTTATGTAATCGCCCTGCTTGGTTAGCCAACCGGATCGCTCTGGGTTGGACCAGAACTCGATCCCTTCGTAATCTTCTCGGTTCGGATCTTGACCCGTCGCGATTCGCCATAGATTCTCCATCCTCCTCAGTCTCTCCTTaaatctctctctcacacacggCTCGTCTCTCAAGTCTCAACTGCCTTGATCGCTTCCTTTTTTTGTAATTGATTTCCTTTAAAACGCAGCGTATTGGTCACTCTTTCAATGAAGTCGGTCGTGTTCACGCTGCGTATTATCGGGACACGCAATAACTGTTGACAGATTTTCATTACTAATCGCTGCTTATTATTGCCCTCTATTTATTCACGGAAATTGTTATGAATACCACATTCATTAtattcattttcatgtttacattaaTCACTTTTTACTTCTAGGATTACCTAATCTATACATAAAGTTCAGAGTTAAAAGGTATGATAaaatttttggaatgtgaaatttatgtaGGATTACCTAATCTATACATACTTCTAGGATTACCTTGTGAGCAAATGTGATGTCTCCTTCATCTACTCTTAGGCTCACTCTCTTTAACTTATCGTTCTGACTTCTGAGGTTGACTGAGTTTCAAAATCCCTTGTGCCAATCCAGACTGACTCTTTcaatttatctttaattatataagtataaaCATGAGAGTTACTCTAGCTCATTATCTCCTACCAGttgatgtgtattcttttaatAGGAGTTATTACCTGATCGTTTAGCACTGTACACATGTTAGTGAACTCTGTTATTCCAGCTGGAGTGATCATTGACAGATTTCCAAGTATAACCTATTTAACTGCATCCAAGTGTGTCAAAACAGAGGCGCAAAACTTTGTACAATGTCTTTTAAGACTTTAGTTATGTGTTTTGTGTATTGTTCAATCAATAAAAGTTATTACCTCTTCAATGGTTCTGTCCTTTTTGCTTCCTCTAAAGGCCTTTGCAGCAGAACAAACTACGACCTGCAATATTTCAATAGAAGCAATGTAATTACAGTCCACTACTAACTTTCAGATACGTCTACTTAGCCATCACCAAATAAACACCAGCATCTGGTCTTTAAGTTTCTTTCTGACTTAATATTTGTTCTCTATAGCTTTTAGaatatgttttgaaaatatatgtaCCATACTTTAGATCACACTGGAAAACAAAAGCTAAAGATGCATGATGCAAGCATGTTAAGATTTGAGAACCAGAAGTACCAGATATCAATAAGTCTACGGTGATGTAACTTACTTGCTGATGTTGAGGAAGAGCCTGAATGGTGTCAACTACTGGACATTTGAAGGTTTTGGCCAGTGCAGCTACCATATGATCCATCTTGACCTGTAGAGTTATTGATGACAACAATTATGACATAACGTATTCTATGGATCCTTCATATTAACATCGTCAGTAAAGTAGAGTGTGAAAGTACTAACCATTTGATCTTGAGTTTGTGGTTCGGATCTGTGTATCCTTTAACTTCTGTTTCTAAGATTTCAAAGGCACTCCTGAACATCAGATCAGTATGGAAAAAATTGGGGTTGTCAACTTCAGTGTGATAATTTCAAGAGTGGACAATTACAATATATTAAAGATAGTACTCTCATTCTTTTTAAAAGAGTAAGTCACCTGCAGACAGATAGAGCCGTTCTCATGTCTCCTGATGCAGCTGATACTTTCTGGCACAAGGCAAAAATATAGAACATCAATATAGAAtgccaaaatgaaaaaaaaaagttggccGAACTACACAGGGAgtgaaaaatatcatatatattcttacTCTGGCACAAAGCTCTAAGGCTTTTGGTTGAAATGCAACATATGGAAGTTCCTGTTATAAGAGATTTGAAGAATAAGAATTTATGATCAAAATCGATTAGGTATGACTTTTAGATTgatcaaaatttatttacatGGTTCTGAATCTGATATTCATTTTTACTTGAGTCTCTTGAATACAAACtactttgaaattttttctttcTAGTATTGCTTACGAAAAGCATATATTTTTAACCGTGCGGatgttattttcaattttataagtatatatatttattttagatcattagtggtatacatttttaattttaatcatatatttaaatgtttgtataactatttcaaatataatgtcttatactttatatgttgtaaataatcaattgtttaaaaccttcacatatattttttgctttttattatatatttatcttattgtatttgtatttagttattaaacaAATTAGTATATGGATGAAAagacatatttgaaaattatttttatttaattatgttaaatttttacCAACCTTTAAAATTAGATTTCATTTTAGTAATATctttatgtttattcattttacataatatattattgtacatACAAAAatctaagatatgttaatttttatacatgtattgtAGTCTtccatcatattatatatatatatttttaatataaatattttatatttatgaaaataagatttataaatttattattttaatataattttatcatatgtaattaaatatattaattttattttaacataattgattatgattataaaatagatagaAGTGtgacataatattttttaaaaaaattataaacaataacTGTATAAATACTAATgcataataatatttcattgctaattacgaaattaatgaaaacattTACATAagctttttgaaaattaaaacattgttaagatatttaaatcaacataatattttttaatatgattgattgtgattatataattgataaaaatagggtagaatatttatttttcatttaataaacgataattgaatatattaatgtataataatatttcaaaactaattacgaaattaataaaaatatttacatataattttagaaaattaggatcttgttaaaatctttttaaccagatttttaaaaatatttaatatatatatataatattataaatgaaaagatatcaaaagatattatgattaaagtagttcaaagattatatatattattattagtcttattagaacatttaataaaaaaattaaaggtgGTCCAACTTAAAAATCATACATGAAATgaggttgtgacttctattttaataatatagatgattacgattataaaatagatagaAGTATgacagaatattttaaaaaaaatttataaacaataactgtataaatattaatgcataataatatttcattgctaattacgaaattaataaaaacatttacataagctttttgaaaattaaaacattgttaaaatatttagatcaacacaataatgttttttaatatgattgattgtgattatataattgataaaaatatgatagaatatttattttttattcaataaacgataactgaatatattaatgtataataatatttcaaaactaattaaaaaattagtaaaaaatatttacatataattttggaaaattaggatcttgtcaaaatatttttaaccagatttttcaaaatatttaatatatatatatatatattataaatgaaaagatatcataagatattatgattaaagtagttcaaagattatatatattattagtcttattaaaatgcatttaataaaaaatttaaaggtgGTCCAacttaaaaatcacacatgaaataaGGTTGTGAGtcttgtgacttctattttaatagaatagattagaTCTCGACCCGCAACCGCgcaggtttttgttttcatttatttttatataaatattttgttttcaattctaaatttgtatgtgctataatatatgtttcgatcaatttttaaaacataataagtttacggtatatttttttcattgaatagattgttttaaactttcacatgtatttgtatcttcttctatatatatattttcggattattatttcattattaaaattgtaactatataaagattagtaaaatattgttttattatcatattcaaagatattgtaacatttcacaaatttagaaagtttttaaaaattaatcttttcgcttcatagatttatattatcgagtaaataattaaacatttagtttttgtttaatttttaaaataaagtacatagtttaaaatttgttttcattggtttaaggtagtaaatattaatcattgttagataatatgatttttgttatttagaaaaaatatttataattttaaaagttaacatcgacaaatatttaaatatttaacatatgaatGTATAGTAttataacattaaattatatctatttaatttatactatctataaatccaatgtatcatatattctttaaatccaattattgatagcccaatacaAATTTTTGGTAGCCccataatttaaatgataagattagagattaaatgtaacatgcctttctaggaatatgtccattaggtctatttttttaaaaatcacatatgaATCAATGTTgtgatttctgtttaaatatataagatcttgtttttctttttatttacccTCCATAGATTTCTAAAAACGTTTAGTGTTTGATTTTCCAATTTGTCTTAATACTTTGGTCTTTCTTGTCATTTCCCATTAGCAAGTACTTCCATCACTTGGAAAATTCATAACCAGATAATAGAGAGACGATGGACAGCCGTTGCACCATATCCGAAATCAGCTTCTTCACCACCTAACAACAACCCACAACGCTCATACAGATCCAAGCCAGAAGGAAACAAGCGAGAGATGAAGCGGAACACTAACAACCGGTGATTGAGACCCAGAAGACCAAGACCCAGCGAATCTTGCAGACATCCAATGATCCAAACATCTCTAAACCAAGGGAAAAACAGCACATGCAAAGTCTCTTACTCTAGATCTGAAAATCAAGAACTAGGTCTCATTAAAGAGAATACCAAGCTGTAAAATGACCACACATAACAAGACAATTGAACTTCATGTTTCACACACATTATAAAAACCCAAAATTCAACAATATATTTCATATCCGATATGCTTTAAAATTAACTAGTCACGAAAcgagataatatataaaatccaTGTGTCCCCTATTTTTTATGAGTTCTTCTCGATGGTCCAAATATAGACCATAATAAATAGGGAAGTTTACTAGAATGTTACATATTTTAGGTATATTGACTAGAATGATacagatcttttttttattactagaATATTTTCGATACCAAGCGTACCCTTTTTTTACGTTATGAGAAAAAACGTATTTACGAGAATGCCATTACTTTTCGCTGCCACGTAG is from Brassica napus cultivar Da-Ae unplaced genomic scaffold, Da-Ae ScsIHWf_1167;HRSCAF=1664, whole genome shotgun sequence and encodes:
- the LOC125596270 gene encoding UDP-glycosyltransferase 71D1-like, encoding MRNTELIFIPTPTVGHLVPFLELARRLIDQDDRIRITVLVMKLQGQSHLDAYVNSIASSLPYVRFIDVPELEDKPTLGSTQSAEAFVYDFTERNIPLVRNIVLSILSSPALDGVKVKGIVADFFCLPMVEVARDVTLPFYVFFTTSSGFLAMLQYLADRHSNDTSVFVRDSGEMLSIPGFVNPVPVNVLPTALFMEDGYDAYLKLAMLFNKTNGILVNSSIDIEPFSVNHFSSEKSYPPVYAVGPIFNPKAQPHPDQDLGGRDELMQWLDDQPEDSVVFLCFGSMGRLKGPVVKEIAHGLELCQYRFIWSLRAEDDSLPEGFLGRVKGRGMVCRWSPQVEILNHEAVGGFVSHCGWNSIVESLWFGVPTVTWPMYAEQQLNAFLMVKELNLAVELKLDYRARRDELVSASEIETAIRCVMSKDDGLVRKRVMDISQMVRRATLNGGCSYLATEKFIQDVIGVKP
- the LOC125596266 gene encoding pleckstrin homology domain-containing protein 1-like, which encodes MENLWRIATGQDPNREDYEGIEFWSNPERSGWLTKQGDYIKTWRRRWFVLKRGKLLWFKDQAAAETRGSTPRGVISVGDCLTVKGAEDVVNKPFAFEISSGSYTLFFVADNDKEKEEWINSVGRSIVQHSRSVTDSEVLDYDHRP